ACTGTTACCGTAGCTTTGATTGAGAAGGGAATTTCAGTGCAACCCAAGACTCTCGTTTTATACCGCATCAGCTCCACTCTGCATGCATCGGGGGGCGAAAACTTAATCAGCCGGGACCTCTGAAACTCTGTCTCGTTCACGCATTTGTGGAAATGGTAGTCGCCAATCTCCATCCAGAGTTCACTGTCCTCCTCAGAGCCATAGCTGGAGTCAAAGTGCAGTAACCCAAGATCATTAAGGGCAAGGAAACAGTCACCTAGTCCATTCAGAAAAGCAAGACAGTGAATCTGGGTGAATGCTGTTTGCTCCATTACTCCCCCAAATGTATCTAGTTGTATCCAGATGTGATCAGTGATCTGCAGCGACAGCTCCTGTTCCTCGTAGTGCCGCCTCTGCTGGTGAGGCACACTCAGTTTGAAGATCTCCTCTTCCATGGAGACTACCAGGTCCTCCATCTCTTCGTGCACTATGGAGCCAAACTTGAGGAGCTGCTCTGCCTCTGCCTCATGACTAACCTCTAACTTTGGGTGAAAGCGCTTCTTTTCCGTGTAGGAGAAATGTTCCACCTTGACCGTGAGGACTTTGCGGGGCTCGCTGTAGCTTTCCAGTTTAAGATCTGAGAGCCTACATTGGGGAAAAAGCTGAAACTCCTTGAATGGCTTCTCTAGGCCTTTCTCATAATACATCTGTAGCACACCTCCTGGCAACAAGCGCATATAGATCGGTCCCCACTGACGAGAGGACATGCGGTTCTTTTTTTCAGGAATCCTGAGCATGACAGACCAACCATCTCTCCTCTGGCTACGAAACAAACCCCGAGGCACAAACTGAGACGAACCCTCAGTTAACACCTCGTTTTTGCAACTTAGCCTCCTCTGCCCTACTTTGTCTGTCTCCGTTTGACAATCCGTTTCTGGTTGCAGGGCTTCTAGTTTGTTGCAAACGACAGAGTAGGAGCTCTGGAGTTGGTCATGTTGAGGCTCACTGCCATCTTTGGTCCGAATAAAGAAACGTGGTAGACTGTTGTCAGATTCAGAGTCTGAGGAGGAGCTGTCTGCATCTGCATTTAGTCTAGAGCCATCCCAGAAGGGGTTAAAGTGTCCTGAATTCCCCTTGAAAGAAGGGAAAGGGCTTGGTCCATCTGAGGTTTGATTTAGGGCCTGTGGTGCGGGAGAGGGAACAGACGTGTT
This is a stretch of genomic DNA from Archocentrus centrarchus isolate MPI-CPG fArcCen1 chromosome 15, fArcCen1, whole genome shotgun sequence. It encodes these proteins:
- the ston1 gene encoding stonin-1 → MCSTNHSNWVTFEDDSTPLPSPQKPLQSPGLIKASVPRPNGLKLVLPPIKDTSWSFSCSLESPQSRSSPSGSSCVPCNTAFCTPVGGVPSSASPFYSKTWDKKDFLRSFSSPANTSVPSPAPQALNQTSDGPSPFPSFKGNSGHFNPFWDGSRLNADADSSSSDSESDNSLPRFFIRTKDGSEPQHDQLQSSYSVVCNKLEALQPETDCQTETDKVGQRRLSCKNEVLTEGSSQFVPRGLFRSQRRDGWSVMLRIPEKKNRMSSRQWGPIYMRLLPGGVLQMYYEKGLEKPFKEFQLFPQCRLSDLKLESYSEPRKVLTVKVEHFSYTEKKRFHPKLEVSHEAEAEQLLKFGSIVHEEMEDLVVSMEEEIFKLSVPHQQRRHYEEQELSLQITDHIWIQLDTFGGVMEQTAFTQIHCLAFLNGLGDCFLALNDLGLLHFDSSYGSEEDSELWMEIGDYHFHKCVNETEFQRSRLIKFSPPDACRVELMRYKTRVLGCTEIPFSIKATVTVQGAYVELQAFLNMSTTFLSCMRVSDAHYPLCENVVIRVPVPGDWVKVTQTVALLRQRSLKARMNRNTCLGAVTAADSQPVMQVSIGTVKYENIYSAIVWRIDRLPAKNTALDHPHSFSCKLELGSDQEIPNDWYPFVTMECEIVGAVVSQTRVKSLGTVNDIQPQKHVTSWTRYHCQVEVEKKWIETESQRQSGCMTQ